Proteins co-encoded in one Pelagicoccus sp. SDUM812003 genomic window:
- a CDS encoding GNAT family N-acetyltransferase, translating to MKLRNGYRTLKYGTPLLDYYAFSKPFPRARIREYLPTDYDVCSEIYSKNESGRFPPNYLSKFQDYLKNEEAIVLVIEEDSKVVGTGGICLLEYTDEITMAALSFGLIDPDYQRKGLGTMLLCARICFLKPQKNWDLIMTSAGNGTESFYKRIGFQFVVTTNDEFGTELESYHVKLPECDIIRFRKLIDASGSASTLRFDTPIPSSDCREAYQKELIAQQGSPYNSGQSLRD from the coding sequence ATGAAACTGAGAAACGGATACAGAACTCTTAAGTACGGTACCCCACTGCTCGACTACTATGCATTCTCGAAGCCCTTCCCTCGAGCAAGAATCAGGGAGTACCTTCCCACCGACTACGACGTCTGTTCCGAGATCTATTCAAAAAACGAGAGCGGGAGATTCCCACCCAACTATCTTAGCAAGTTTCAAGACTACCTTAAGAATGAGGAAGCAATCGTTCTAGTCATAGAAGAAGATTCAAAGGTGGTCGGGACAGGAGGAATCTGCCTTCTTGAGTACACTGATGAAATAACAATGGCAGCCTTATCCTTTGGGCTGATAGATCCCGACTACCAAAGAAAAGGTCTAGGAACGATGCTGTTGTGTGCTCGGATCTGCTTCCTCAAGCCACAGAAGAATTGGGATCTAATCATGACGAGCGCCGGAAATGGGACTGAATCCTTCTACAAACGAATCGGTTTTCAGTTTGTGGTAACGACCAATGACGAGTTCGGAACAGAACTGGAAAGCTATCACGTCAAATTGCCCGAATGTGACATCATCAGGTTCCGCAAGTTGATCGATGCCTCAGGCTCAGCAAGCACATTGAGATTTGATACTCCAATCCCTTCATCGGATTGCCGAGAGGCA